AGCTGCTTTGAGGAAGCTTCCATTTGATCGGCATCTTTCGCTTCAAAATGTAAGGAAAGTGGTGTCTGAGGCTGATGGTTATCAACCTCACTTGATTGCTCCAGAGCAGGGTTATAGACGCCTAATTGAGGGGTCACTAAATTATTTTAGAGGCCCAGCTGAAGCTTCAGTGGATGCTGTAAGGACACGCCTTCTGTAGTATGTACATATTGGGAAGTCTGAAAGGAATGTTCCAGTTTATCTGGAAGCTGTGAGAAATTAAATGTAAATATCAGAGGTTCGTAATGGAATCATAAATTTTGATGCAGGTGCACTTTGTCTTGAAAGAGCTTGTGAGGAAGTCAATAGGAGAAACTCAGGTGAATCTCTCAGAATTTATGTGATTTGTTTGTCTAGAAAGTCAGAcctataaagaagaaaatggattTATATCTTTACCGTTTGTTTGACAAACAGGAGCTGAAGCGCTTTCCAACTCTACAAGCTGAGATAGCAGCTGCTTCAAATGAGGCCTTAGAGAGGTTCCGTGATGAGAGCAAGAAGACAGTTATCCGATTGGTGGATATGGAGTCTTCATACTTAACAGTTGATTTCTTTAGGAGGCTTCCCCAGGAGGTGGATAAAGGAGGAAATCCTGCTACGTCGACTGTGGATCGGTATTCAGAAGGCCATTTTAGGAGGATAGCGTCAAATGTATCTTCTTATGTGGGTATGGTGTCAGAGATAATGAGAAACAGTATTCCAAAGGCTGTTGTGTATTGTCAAGTAAGGGAGGCGAAACAGTCATTATTAAATCACTTTTACACCCAAATAGGGAAAAAAGAGGTATAGTCTTGCTGTTGTCAGTGCATACCGCATATAATACATATGAGTGATGATGTTGCTGAAATCTGaatgttttgttatttgtttcaGGGCAAGCAACTTGGAGTATTGTTAGATGAAGATCCAGCATTGATGGAAAGAAGACAACAATGTGCTAAGAGGCTTGAGTTATACAAGGCAGCTAGGGATGAAATTGATTCGGTGTCATGGGCTCGGTGATATTTATTTGCAccttgtattttattttcacttgGTTAGCTGTTTGGTCAGTTAGGATCTTTGTCTTTCATTTTCTATATGgtctgtaatattttatattgtttggaTTGGGTTTGTGTTGAGACTCTTAGTAAGTATTTGTGATGTCTGATAGTATCTGACatctacttttattttattaagaaacTGACGGCTACCctctttacatatatatatatatatatatatatgtgtgtgtgtgtgtgtgtgtgtgtgtgtgtgtgtgtatcaaTATCTGGTAGTTTTTTATGTGTAGAAATTAGAAAAGCTTACCAATTATTCATCGGCCGACATTTCTtagaaaaattaagagaaaagaaaacgggattatcaattataattataatcaacATATTTAAGAAGGTATTTGTTAGTTAAAAaagaactaaattaaaaaaagttcagTTTAGATATTCATAATGGTTTCTATTATTCTACTGCACAAAAACTTTGTATTGGGCTTGAAAGctttataaatgtaaatatgaacaaaataCTAAATGCACACTCGAGTTTCTATTATTCTGGGACATGGCTTAGGAAGGGTCCAAATCCAggttcattaataaataaaacatatatattttcttgGCGGGTGGCAGAGCATGTGCTAattgcttatttatttattaattatcccATCTTGTCTCTGATTCAGATTTAGATCTAAGAACTATGATTTTATTAGGGATAAAAGGGTGAATTCATGGGGACTGCGTCTTTTTAACGCAAATATGCTTTTGGAgttttcctttttattcttaatttcaaTGTCACCCCTCAGCATTTACTTAATACCTTAACACACCAaaacctttttgttttcttaaccCCTAACATTTCAATTCTAAGTTATCTATTTTCTAAACAAGTTAGACAAAAATAATTCCTTTTGGTTTTTGGCGTATAATTGTTTtgacatgtataaataaattgatttaatcatGCAACAATAGTTGAATCAAATATGATGAATATagattagtttaaatttgactcaaattttaattagtttaaaggATCACTGATAGGATGAATAGTTTTTTTGACAAACAATGTGAaacttgaattcgatttgaattaagtcaaacattaaatcatcaaatcaaattgattcgGTTCAAATCTAACTATTTTGGACTTAGGGTTTCTATAAAATAGTGTTACAAATTATGGGAtgaattaaaagaataatagtTGTGGAGCAGACGGGGGGAACCAATACTTATTCCAATTGAATACACTTGTTACGAATAagaataataagaatttgaatttaattcctAATGCATGAAATTTATTCTCTcgctttttaaattatttaatttattaacatcAACATGAGAAAATGAGATTTGGTGATGATCCGCGTTTCATGGTGCTAAATTCAACTAAAGGAGGTGAATTCTCATATATACCCCTACCGACGGATTTCAGATTTCGATAACAAACTGTCTATTTAAAGGAGAAGATCCCCATCGATGGGCATTCCTGTCTGGCGTTAGCATCGGCTTCAGCATCAGCAGTAGCATTTCCCTCCATTTTGTTCACTGTAACGCTAACTTTGCCTTCTCTTGATCTCCAACTCTCTTTCTTTGCTTATTTTTGCCTTTTGATCtggctttttttattttattttatttagatctataccttgaatttcttttctgcATCTTCGATCTAATCAACTTCCCTTCTTTACGGAAGTTGCTACTTCTTTATGCATTGTGCGGATGTTGAATTGCATGATAAccttgtattttttaattacttatgCAGATCGTTTATTTCAGGTACAACTTAGTCGGCTTTAATGGGTACCGTTGTTGACGCTCCGAACAGGGtactgattttaatttttttagccTCAATTACATGGCATCATTTCTGATCTGTACTGTGCTCATCAGGTTTTCAtggaaattttatattagaaataaaattccaattttaatcaaattcattgCTGCATGCTaatttttgaaggaaaatttaaaaaaagaacagCAAAAAATAAAGCCTAAACAATGATATGGAATACTTTAATCTATCTTTTAGTAGCACAAAATAAGGGATTGTTACTGGATCGAGTTATAAAGTGAGTAGACAAGTTGACATCTGAATCTTTTCTGTTTGAAAAGTCTGGCAAGTTGGGTGGATGCTTACTGTTACAAAGTATATAGCCATTTATCATTGATTTATGCCCTGCCTTGATGTTAGCATGTGACAAACTTCTGTGATCTAGGAAGCAAATGGAAGCTTGTCTGAGAAGAAGCCCactgttgtttttgttttgggtAAGCATCTTGTACTCACACTAACTAGAGTATTTGAAATGAGTTTGTTTCACTAGTTCTttggaaaatttttaatcaCTTTCTGTTACAAGTACTGTGCCGAAACCCacttgtatattatttttctctgaAATATTGCAAATATGGTGTGGAAAactttaatatttcttattgttTATAACTTCTGGGCATATACTATTTTCTTCTGagctctttcttttttcttttatttgcataATAAAATTTCTAGCTTATGCGTTTGgatcttcttctttatttattattatctctaTATTAAGAGACTTCCCTGACCTGATAGTTCCtttcttattaattaaacaGGTGGACCAGGCAGTGGCAAAGGAACCCAGTGTGAAAATATTGTCAATCACTTCGGGTACACCCATCTCAGTGCTGGTGATCTTCTTAGGGCAGAAATTAAATCTGGCTCTGAAAATGGGTATGGCTTGCAATTATGTTGCCCTTTACATCTGTTTTGTGGTTCAAAGACATGGATATTTTGGTAACTGTCAATCAAAAATTAATCATCATGCATGATTTATGTGCTTATTTTTGAAGTAGTCTAAAATCTGTATATTGAATTGGGCATCAATCATGAATCCAGATGATTGTGGACACTTGGGGTCGTTTTCCTATGAATTTATGTTTTAGCAATGACATCATAGAACACATTACCTTTAAGATTCATTGTATTTGTGATCCAACAGCTACCAGTTCCAACTTGTAATATGGGATTTAGACTTAGTTGAATTATTGTAAAAGCAGTATTTTGAATTGTGCATCAACTGTCAAGTGTTAAGTTGTTTCTCAAAAATTGTATGTCCCTTTGAAGGCTTCCTCATATCCTTTAGTCATTCTGCATGCAAGGGTGTTCCATACTGTATCGGGCCTTAAATCAGAAAATTTTATCGTGGCAAATTGGAATCTGTAGACTTTGTTATAAACTTTTCTTCCTTTGCTGTGTACAGTACCATGATTCAGAACATGATTAAAGAGGGAAAGATTGTTCCTTCAGAGGTAACAATTAAGCTTCTCCAGAAAGCAATGCTGGAGAGTGGTAATGATAAATTCCTCATTGATGGTTTTCCTCGTAATGAGGAAAATCGTGCTGCGTTTGAAGTTGTTGTAagtcttctttttttatatagtaTTGAACTGTTACATCAacaatttattgaatttagGAAGTCTCCTTTTAATTCTGCAAACATATTGGTCATGCAGACTCAAATTGAACCAGAATTTGTCTTGTTTTTTTATTGTCCTGAAGAAGAGATGGAAAAGCGCCTTTTGAGTAGGAACCAGGTTAGATGAACTTTACCTTTATCTGTTATGTAACTCCTTTTTTAggtttctttttactttttacatAATTCTTTTTTGTGGTTATGAAGGGAAGAGAAGATGATAACATTGAGACGATTAGGAAGCGGTTTAAGGTTTTCTTAGAGTCTAGTCTCCCTGTTATTCAATATTATGAATCTAAGGGTAAAGTTCGGAaggtaatataatatatacacattcatataaATACAGACATTGAGTTTTTTGAGTTATctggtttaatttattttcatgtttattgcaataatcacattttgttgtttttattttcagattgATGCTGCAAAGCCAATTGCAGAGGTTTTTGATGCAGTTAAAGTCATTTTTACTGCAAAAGATGAGAAGGTAAAACATCATGCTTGTGTCATCCTTTAGGTTCTCTATTTGGGACATGTATTTCAGCTAGAGTGGTGGAGACATTGGTTTGACTAGTTATGTTTCATTAGGGGTATTGCAAAgaatataaatgtattatttcATTGCTGCCATGATAACTTAAAAAGCTTGTTTCTATGGatattttggatggaaaatgatgtagtttcttAACTGAACAGAAATTGCTGTTACAGTTACAGAAAGGGATTTTGTCATTTGAATGCAATCATGAACGTAGGAGATTACTGAGTGGGTATAAAGTAACTGTTTAATTGATTCTGGCAAGTTAGCTTCTGTTGTTGAATGGATGCGTATGCTGATTTCTTTCAAGTCTgggaaataaaacaatataaatgcaCATGTCTGCACTATTACATTGAAATATTAGGGCTTAATGATTAAATcgataagattttaattttggccataagacttattcccacccaaggtttggtgaatcCTAAACTCTTACTTGTGATGTGAactttcaaaacttaaatatcctcctttatgttaaaattcaccgttagagttaagggtaaaaatgttatttcgctaaaaatatttaaaaataaataaatttatcacatttctcctctaggtttaaaaatatgACAACTTCCTCCATCTAGTGTTTCCATCATTTTCCCATTTCAATTGCCCcttcaaacttttgaaaactttagattAACCCTCCCTCTTCAACTTTAGATTACTCAAAAATCTAGTGACCTCTCCCTCCGTCTCCAGTGTCATCCTTTGCTTTAGATTGAACAAATGTTGGCCTTGCCTTCCCTCGAGTGCTCAAGCTATTTTTTGGCAATGACGTGACATGATTTCTCCTCTCTCGGGTTTGTTGTACATCTCCTCTCTAGCTGGTCGTTGTGATTTTAGCAGAGAAGTGGTTGAAGAGGAGTGTTTGTTGTAAAATGTGTTGTGTTTTGAGTTAATCCTAataggggggaaaatgtgagttttcaaagCTTAGGGTAAgggtaaattgttagttttaaaaattaaggagagaaaatgaaataaaattttaatttctttatatattttttttaaatgacgatttttccTATAAttctaatggaaaattttaataaaaggatgagtatttgagttttggAAACTTAACAAGGGAGAGTTTGAGGTTagatcaaaccttgggtaggaataagtcttttggcctttaatttttAACCACATTTCCTGTGAGGGCTAACAACTGCAAATAAAACTAGCAATTATGgtttgttttattgatatagtGTAATCCATCAATTTAGCAAGTGTGTGTCTTAAATGGGATTGTGCATCAGTGATAAGTTGTGTAGAATttggaaatcttaaaaattcCTAGAAGGGGCGTTTGTTTGAGGGGgattaaagattactttggtaatttattttttattatttacattactttgtttggtttataagtaataaaatatttcagtaatcttctattaccaatgacgatgtaacaaataatataagttcatcttaggtattaaaagatttttaaggtaattttgataagattataattaaatctttatttattaatttttttagataaaaataattttattttcaattaatataacaaataacataaaaaatcttttaaaataattatatccaaagaaatttaaataaaataacatattcgtattcttttattttctctaaccaaacacaataattatttatacttatctaattttataaaatatagtaataatttatactcagtaatcttcaaggtaatttttcaattttggtaataaaatattctctaaaCCAAATGCCCCCAAAATATCTTTGAGCCACGTCCTTGCcaaatttttctctattttgcaACTCTTGCCATTGATAACTTCATTGGACCACTTCGCTGTTTTGGATCAACTGTGTGTTTCAAGGAATCACTACATGTGTGCAAAAATACTTTGGTGTAGTATTTTCAATTTAGAAAGTTATCAAACTATGCAAGCATTAATTTCTGGTTTGCGTGACTAATTGTATGCAACCATTTTGTGTGCATTTTTACTTCAGGAAATGACACTTTTTGTGTGGTTGACTGCAGGTTGCTGAGTAGTTTTTCAGATGTACTAAAGACATTGCTATTATGAAGGTAACACTGTTACTGGTTctaacattaaattattttcatggtttttatcttcattatttttcattcatttatattaggTAGAGGAACTCAACTGAGATTAGTAGATTATGacagttaaatttgaattataaatgaGGAAAAATGTAGATTGCAACCAATTTAGAAGCTGCTGAAATGGATGCAATGATTTCTAGTAATGGATTGCTAAATATGTTATTGAcccaaaatttatttacatgtttatttaGCATATCCACATAGAAGGTCAAAACAAGAAATATTTGCAGCTTGATTTGAGATAAGGCATCTAAATATCTTTATGGAGCTTGCTTGATAGTGTAATACTGATATAATTTTCTCGTGTTTTCTTTTAGGGGGGATGTTATGTTCGGGATCATTGCTTATTATTGTAGTTTGTTGAGAGGTTATGATGCCGGGTGATAGAACATTATAGTATGTGATTTTATTTATACCTCTACGTAGTTAATTTGATGAGgtatatatacaatatttgttattgttatgTGATTGTACTCATAACatgattgaatttaataaagagttgaagaataaattgtttttgaaGTCGTTGATCTAACAAAATTTAGGCTGGTAGAGATTGAATAGTTTTTGTCACAAGGCGAAGAATGGTCTTTGAAAATTACCGAAAGCAAATTTACCTTTGGAATTCGTCAACCCAATATGGTCCAATGGTTTTTCTCAATTACTCATCTTTGTTTCCATTCCATCTATTCTTCAGTAAACAGCTTTACCTGCAATTGATTCTTGACGGAAAAATGCTATGTTCCATCTCTTGAGTTGAGGGCTGGATCTTAGGCCAGCTGGGTATTGGCTTAGGGTTTGTTTAAAGCTCAAATCCACTCGTATGTATGTGTACTCTTTCTTTATCAAGGCTACCCACCACCTCCAAATATAGTAATGCTACTGTGTGTCCATCTCCTTCTCTTCCATAAATTCTATATGTTTATTTGCTAAAACTGTTGGCGTCCCAATGAGTGAACCAGAATAGCTAAGAGTGTATGGATgatgtaattaatttatttcatgaaGTGTTAATGTTAGGATTAAAATCAATTATGGAGTAGTTATTTAATTGAAAGAGAATAATGGTGGAAGTTGGTACACCTGTTCTTGTTCCTGGGCCTTCAAAGTTCAAATACTCCCTCTGCTTATTGGGTGGGTTGTTGAATTTAAATCTACGTACTTTTGACGTGAATTCTAAGTTATCAACCTACACTGCATGACTTTTCTCAAACTTCTTTTCATCCATTTGACCTAATTCCTATCTAAtcttcttatttaatttacttGGACCTCGAAGCTGTTGCTGTATTGTCAAATCTTATATCaggaaaatattaaagaaatgtTAGATATATAGTTTTGTTTGGTTAAATAGAATTACAAATTCCAGGAAAAAGTTGACAAGCAAATTATATAATGCATAACCAGGGAAAACACTGAAATTTCAATCTGTCTGTCTCTCCCTCTATCTCTCTAAGCTGAGTTAAAACGGGGAATTCATTTACTTTTGATGACGAGGAGCATGGCTGATTCAACCAGCTTCAACCATATGATTTTCATCACGATAACAATCTTGTTACTGGCGTTTGCTACAAAGTTTTTTTGGTTCAATAATTGGAAGTTTAGTAACAAATTGGAGAGCCGGCCATTCTGTACTGTGTGTCTTGATGAGATTATGTATGGTGAGAAGTTTCGACGGCTTCCCAAATGCCACCACTGTTTTCATGTTGAATGCATCGATGCATGGTTCCAATGTCGCTCTACATGTCCCCTTTGTAGAAACCAGGTCTCTCCTCCTCATCCTTATCCCACCTTCTTCTTATATATTCTATCTTTTTTGCAAATTATTGACAGAATAATCAACAGTTTTGAGACGCCTTAACTTAATTCACACCTTAACAATTCATTTCtatttgtgttttctttattttggttttatggATTTGCCGCTAATATCTATCttactcttttttcaaattatatatatatatatatatatatatatatgggtggATGACGTTTTAATAACTTATCCTGTAATTTTGATCTCAAAAAGTGTTGAAAGGTGCAAAGACacatattgtataataatttaaaatattgtctatttcaaatgatgaatttaaaagtttataaacgatgtaaaatatttatacatatctatcatatttttttatagtttatcaatataaatttgattaagggtttatattaattttttactagaCTCAACGTTCATCATAAAATATGATTATGTGGTCAATTAAGGCATTGCTAGATGGAGTTTGGTGTATCTTAATCTCGCAGAGCAGTGGGCAGCACTCTGTTTTGGTAAAAATTAAGAAACAGATGGGTTAGAAAGTTGCTTACACTTGTACGTCACTTTGTTAAATTCTACATCTTCAATGAAGAGAAGAACAGGTGGGCAGCTACccaacacaaaataaaattgtaagagTTTAGTTGGGGATTATCATCATACTTATAAACAATAAACACATTCTTATGTGGGCTTGCTtataattaacttatatataaagtataagATGAATGTGTGTGCATCTTAGAAACTTGATGATGAGAtgatttattatgaattttggGTCAAGCAAGGGAAGCTTGGCAATTGGCATGGTCAAGTTTGCACATTGATTGGCTGCCCACACTCCTTCATATCCCATCTTCTAAGCCATCTATTATTATCCCACGACCCAATCGCCAACCACTTGTGTTATCTTAATTTACCAATAAAAGTACAGTTAACCTGCAAATTCGTATGACTAAAAGAGggggaaaaaaagaagagaaatcaATTTATTTCACAAAGAGGATGTAATGTGATAGAAGTAATCATATCCAAATTTTCTTAAAgggaattataaaataataataatattattttatgtataaatatttttttattaatatatcatatcaaataattttaaattatagataaaataaataattaaaattatattactaaTCTATTTGATGCCTGTTAGTAAAGGAatgtttgggtttagggttaatGTTTCTTTTCAATTTAGTACACAGCAACTTACTGAAAATTATGTACCCTGTTGTGGAGAGGGCTAAATTATTACGAGACTCAGCCCTAAGCCTGAGTTTAAGATTCTGAGACTAGGGACGTGATTTGTTGTTGCCGATGCAAGGCGTAAGCCCAAGCCCAGGTAAGCAGTGAAGCGAAGcccatatataattataatacttGGATGCCTGCCCATGTCACAGAGAGCTGATGATACATTTGCCTCAAAAGTAGACACACTTGCTGGGTTGTTCCTTTGGGTTTGGCATGATGTTAACCACTGTACCCACTGCCAAGCTGCCACCATCCACCACATGTCTGAGAAACAAGTGAGGGACCAGATGAATTTGGAATTAGGTGAGTGGGGCTTTGATGGCATCCCAACTTTTGACCATCGTAATTTTGATTTGGTACATGTCTATTTCCATAGGAGGGAAATAAATATTTCTTCTACTTGTCTACTTCTGTTATGCAAACTAATCAGTCATTTTTTAGTATAAGAGAGGAGAGGAATTTAACCAGTGCCCATGTAATTTAACAGGTGCCGATGTCTCATCAAATcaacattaataattataacaacATACAACAAAAcgaaaaaagaaatatggacAAGGGATGTGAAGGCATTAATTGGTTATCTATTGTTCTGTTCTGGTATTTGCTTTCtgcaaatcaaatcaaatcaaatcaaatcaaatcaaatcgcaaagccaaattcaattcaagtgCAGTAATTGCAAACCAAACCCTTGCTTGCACATGATACTGTAATTGGTACGGActgatgttatatatatatatatatatatatatatatatatatatatataaattaaagtggTTTTATGAATGATAACTAATAAGTTCTAAAAAAGTAGgtaagaagagagagagatagaagCAGGAGTCGTACTAGGGAGAGGTAGGAGGAAAGATGGAGAAGCATAGaggaaataattaaagaaaCTCCACTGGACCCATATcaaatgaaaagaaacaaaattcagCCCACTCAGCAACTTGTCGTACGATATGTCACATTTGATAATTAACTTGTTGGCTCATACTGTCTGTGTACATCCAATGGTGTCATACTTTCGTCTTACTAGCGGTGGCGTCCATCCAAGGCCATGATTGATTGCTGCTATCATTTCAATAATACAAACTTTAAGAGTTTTGGTCCACACTCCTTACTAGCCCACACCCACTTTCTTGTTCATAGGACCCTAATCTCGCTTTTAGTCAAATCTCATCGGGATAAAATTAGACATGTATAAACAGTTCGCTTAATATATTGACAAGGAAGGAGGATATTGCGTTTAATTAgccatttttttcttgattcttggttatattatattaatagtttaTGATTCTAATAGaacaacatattaaaaaaaattatataattccaTCCAGACGATAATTAaggattgaatttattttacatattataataactaGTAAAAGCAAAGGATCAACTGCAAATGGATACATTTAGCGTTTGACTAAATAAGTAACATGATCTATGATAAGATAGTAGAGAGTCTGCAAATAAAACAAAGGAAGCAGCTAGCAAAATCTAATGAAGCTGGCAATAGGATTTATTTGAAGGGATGGTAAGAGGTTGAAAACCATGTCGAAGACTTGCTTCCCAAACTTTGTCAATGTTGGAGATTTTGTAACCACATTCTTCTTCCTCCCATCCTTCTAACCCATGAATTATTCCACCAATGCGCCACGCACTCATCACCCTTCTTGGAAGCCAATTCtgatttatttcaattttaatttttggaataTTAGttacttattattataattaatgaactaaaataaaattaattttaatcacaaacCTCACAAGAGTCCACGTTTTCTAGAGTCATAGGAGTGAACATTGCTGGTGTTAAGTGGTAGAAACAATCTTTTCGTAACTTTTTGAGTGGAAATTGTGAAAAAGGAATGAATAATGATCCTTTTGTTGCTTTCAACTGTTCTTCCTCACCCAATCCCTCTCCAGCTAACCATATCTACACATACAAATTGATTTACTGATTAGGTGGTTAAGAGATATAATTCACAAGCACAAATGTATGCATATATACCTTTTGAGAATAAGTATTTGAAATGACCAAATTATTCTCAAACTTGCCGGCAAATGATTTCTTAAGTTTCTGATACTCAGACTCATGTAATGTTACAACTTTGATGCCCCTTTGACAAAGAGCAAAGGCAACAGCATAAGCAACCTTGGTAAGATTTCCTCTAAGGATCACTTGGGTTGTTTCTTTTGGTATGCTGTTTACCACAACAGCTACTGCTAAAGTACTTCCATCCACCACTTTTATCTTCAAATTCCGATGCCTTTCTACATAAATCTCACCATACCTGTTTAGCTCTTCCCCCtgcaaatatttatttattaaacaacAATGTATACTTgtaattcaacttttttttctttatataattaatatactcACTTGATTCAACAATCCTAAACTTATTACTTTAGCGCCTTTTTGCTCTGCAGCTTCTATGGCTG
This sequence is a window from Mangifera indica cultivar Alphonso chromosome 5, CATAS_Mindica_2.1, whole genome shotgun sequence. Protein-coding genes within it:
- the LOC123215764 gene encoding UMP-CMP kinase 3-like isoform X1; translation: MGTVVDAPNREANGSLSEKKPTVVFVLGGPGSGKGTQCENIVNHFGYTHLSAGDLLRAEIKSGSENGTMIQNMIKEGKIVPSEVTIKLLQKAMLESGNDKFLIDGFPRNEENRAAFEVVTQIEPEFVLFFYCPEEEMEKRLLSRNQGREDDNIETIRKRFKVFLESSLPVIQYYESKGKVRKIDAAKPIAEVFDAVKVIFTAKDEKVKHHACVIL
- the LOC123215764 gene encoding UMP-CMP kinase 3-like isoform X2; its protein translation is MGTVVDAPNREANGSLSEKKPTVVFVLGGPGSGKGTQCENIVNHFGYTHLSAGDLLRAEIKSGSENGTMIQNMIKEGKIVPSEVTIKLLQKAMLESGNDKFLIDGFPRNEENRAAFEVVTQIEPEFVLFFYCPEEEMEKRLLSRNQGREDDNIETIRKRFKVFLESSLPVIQYYESKGKVRKIDAAKPIAEVFDAVKVIFTAKDEKVAE